A single genomic interval of Fusobacterium russii ATCC 25533 harbors:
- a CDS encoding siphovirus Gp157 family protein, whose amino-acid sequence MKLYKIKDDLVQTLDVLLEVEEDELAKENCIEMLEFLKEELKNKSDSILKYLRNLTLEKESVESELERLEKLKKSKDKKIKRLKDYMINIMIQLNEKKIETDIGSYGLRRSTKVDIIDEKLIPEDFIKIKTERNLDKIGIANYIKQYGEMAGARIVESYSLQIK is encoded by the coding sequence ATGAAGCTGTATAAAATAAAGGATGATTTAGTTCAAACTTTAGATGTTTTACTAGAAGTTGAAGAAGATGAGCTTGCTAAAGAAAATTGCATTGAAATGCTTGAATTTCTAAAAGAAGAACTGAAAAATAAAAGTGACAGTATTTTAAAATATCTTAGAAATTTAACTCTTGAAAAAGAGAGTGTAGAAAGTGAGTTAGAACGCTTGGAGAAACTAAAAAAATCTAAAGACAAAAAAATTAAAAGGCTTAAGGACTATATGATTAATATTATGATTCAACTTAATGAAAAGAAAATTGAAACTGATATCGGTAGCTATGGATTAAGAAGAAGTACAAAGGTTGACATCATAGATGAAAAGTTGATACCTGAAGATTTTATAAAAATTAAGACTGAAAGAAATTTAGACAAAATTGGAATCGCAAATTATATAAAGCAATATGGAGAAATGGCAGGTGCAAGAATAGTTGAAAGCTATTCATTACAAATAAAATAA
- a CDS encoding Rad52/Rad22 family DNA repair protein, whose product MEILEKLKDKFADEDLEFRVGAINKDKTMGLALAYVQARAIQTRLDDVLGTDKWKVAYREITGGFICTLSIFINGEWISKEDGANTTDFESIKGGISNAFKRVAASGFGIGRYLYNAKSRWYPIKQQGNGYAFIEEPKLELKDEDTREKVSFPESISINFGKYKGQTLNEIYKKDRKYIDYLIDKSKDINIVRECKNLIKKGA is encoded by the coding sequence ATGGAAATATTGGAAAAACTAAAGGATAAGTTTGCTGATGAAGATTTAGAATTTAGAGTGGGAGCAATAAACAAAGACAAAACAATGGGCTTAGCATTAGCTTATGTACAAGCGCGTGCTATACAAACAAGACTTGATGATGTATTAGGAACTGATAAATGGAAAGTGGCATATAGAGAGATTACAGGTGGTTTTATTTGTACTCTCTCCATTTTTATTAACGGAGAATGGATTTCAAAAGAAGACGGAGCCAATACAACTGATTTTGAATCAATAAAGGGAGGTATCTCAAATGCTTTTAAAAGAGTTGCTGCTTCCGGTTTCGGTATTGGGAGATATCTATATAATGCAAAAAGTCGATGGTACCCTATAAAGCAGCAAGGCAACGGCTATGCTTTTATAGAAGAACCAAAACTTGAACTTAAAGATGAGGATACGAGGGAAAAAGTTAGCTTTCCTGAAAGTATCTCTATAAACTTTGGAAAATATAAAGGGCAAACTTTAAATGAAATTTATAAAAAAGATAGGAAATACATAGATTATTTAATAGATAAAAGTAAAGATATAAACATAGTAAGAGAATGTAAAAATTTAATTAAAAAAGGAGCATAA